Proteins encoded within one genomic window of Streptomyces sp. NBC_01237:
- a CDS encoding ABC transporter permease encodes MCAAHAVRRPASAEPGPLPIEPSRVSTGWSVLPSRVAAMCAVELQKLRHDRTELYTRAIQPALWLLIFGETFTRIGAIPTGHVPYLDFLAPGIIAQSAMFIAIFYGIQIIWERDAGVLNKLLVTPTPRCALVTGKAFAAGVKALIQAVVVILIAAVLGVGLTWNPLRLAGVALVVVLGSAFFACLSMTIAGIVLTRDRLMGIGQAITMPLFFASNALYPVALMPSRLQVLSRANPLSYEVDALRGLLIGTPAHLPLDLGVLCSAALVGIVSASALMGRLAR; translated from the coding sequence ATGTGCGCAGCACACGCCGTACGGCGTCCCGCCTCGGCTGAACCCGGCCCGCTGCCCATCGAGCCCTCCCGGGTGAGCACCGGCTGGTCCGTGCTGCCCTCGCGGGTGGCCGCGATGTGCGCGGTGGAGCTCCAGAAGCTGCGCCACGACCGGACCGAGCTGTACACCAGGGCGATCCAGCCGGCCCTCTGGCTGCTGATCTTCGGCGAGACCTTCACCCGGATCGGCGCGATACCCACGGGACACGTGCCCTACCTCGACTTCCTCGCCCCGGGGATCATCGCCCAGTCCGCGATGTTCATCGCCATCTTCTACGGCATCCAGATCATCTGGGAGCGCGACGCGGGCGTGCTGAACAAGCTGTTGGTCACCCCGACCCCGCGGTGCGCGCTCGTCACCGGCAAGGCGTTCGCCGCCGGTGTGAAGGCGCTGATCCAGGCCGTGGTGGTGATCCTCATCGCCGCGGTACTGGGGGTCGGACTCACCTGGAATCCACTGCGTCTGGCGGGGGTGGCGCTGGTGGTGGTCCTGGGATCGGCCTTCTTCGCCTGTCTGTCGATGACGATCGCCGGCATCGTGCTCACCCGGGACCGGCTGATGGGTATCGGCCAGGCGATCACCATGCCGCTGTTCTTCGCCTCCAACGCGCTCTATCCGGTGGCCCTGATGCCGAGCCGGCTCCAAGTGCTGAGCCGGGCCAATCCGCTGAGCTACGAGGTGGACGCCCTGCGCGGCCTGCTGATCGGCACCCCGGCCCACCTGCCCCTGGATCTCGGAGTGCTCTGTTCCGCGGCGCTCGTGGGCATCGTCTCCGCCTCGGCGCTGATGGGCCGGCTGGCCCGCTGA
- a CDS encoding ABC transporter ATP-binding protein, translated as MRNRVPDHGGDPAVTASAIECTGLVYRFGTTRAVDDVDFSVTAGEVFGLLGPNGAGKTTTIRAITTLLPVPAGMIRVFGHDVAKERMGVRRLLGYVPQQLSADAALTGRENVTLFARVYDVPRRERPPRVAQALDAVGLGDAADRMAGTYSGGMVRRLELAQALVSSPRLLILDEPTIGLDPIARTSVWERLDQARAATGMTVLVTTHYMDEADRYCDRLALMHQGRIRALGTPDSLKSGLERLAPAGRAPTLEDVFRYYAGNGLDDEEGGDFSDVRSTRRTASRLG; from the coding sequence ATGAGGAATCGCGTACCCGACCACGGAGGTGATCCGGCCGTGACCGCAAGCGCCATCGAATGCACCGGACTGGTCTACCGCTTCGGCACCACCCGCGCCGTCGACGATGTGGACTTCTCGGTCACCGCGGGTGAGGTCTTCGGACTGCTCGGCCCCAACGGCGCGGGCAAGACCACCACGATCAGGGCGATCACCACGCTGCTCCCCGTTCCGGCCGGGATGATCCGGGTCTTCGGCCACGATGTGGCCAAGGAACGGATGGGCGTGCGCCGCCTGCTCGGCTACGTCCCGCAGCAGCTCTCCGCCGATGCCGCCCTCACCGGGCGGGAGAACGTCACCCTCTTCGCCCGCGTGTACGACGTGCCGCGCCGCGAACGCCCCCCTCGGGTGGCCCAGGCCCTCGACGCCGTCGGTCTCGGGGACGCGGCCGACCGGATGGCGGGTACGTACTCCGGCGGTATGGTCCGCCGTCTCGAACTCGCCCAGGCGCTGGTGAGTTCGCCCCGCCTGCTGATCCTGGACGAACCGACCATCGGGCTCGACCCGATCGCCCGTACCAGTGTGTGGGAGCGGCTCGACCAGGCCCGTGCCGCCACCGGGATGACCGTCCTGGTCACCACCCACTACATGGACGAGGCGGACCGGTACTGCGACCGCCTCGCGCTGATGCACCAGGGCCGGATCAGAGCCCTCGGTACCCCGGACAGCCTGAAGTCCGGGCTGGAGCGCCTTGCTCCGGCCGGCCGCGCGCCCACTCTGGAGGACGTCTTCCGCTACTACGCGGGCAACGGCCTCGACGACGAGGAGGGAGGCGATTTCAGTGATGTGCGCAGCACACGCCGTACGGCGTCCCGCCTCGGCTGA
- a CDS encoding MarR family winged helix-turn-helix transcriptional regulator, translating into MSDRGIPGELGDLLADVNRLVRRSLRGGLTGPPMPAAQAELLRLVQANPGIRVSTAAGELRLADNSVSTLIRQLTGLGLMVREQDPQDARAASLSVTPEAAERLRDWDDRRAAVYRERWPQLSARDRAALTAAVPALRRLAALLHEESRTRPRR; encoded by the coding sequence ATGTCGGATAGGGGAATCCCGGGGGAGCTGGGCGACCTGCTGGCCGACGTCAACCGGCTCGTACGGCGCAGCCTGCGCGGCGGTCTGACCGGCCCGCCGATGCCGGCGGCCCAGGCCGAACTGCTCCGGCTGGTCCAGGCGAACCCCGGCATCCGCGTCTCGACGGCGGCCGGGGAACTGCGCCTCGCCGACAACTCGGTGTCGACCCTGATCCGCCAACTCACCGGGCTGGGACTGATGGTCAGGGAGCAGGACCCGCAGGACGCCCGTGCCGCATCACTGAGCGTCACCCCCGAAGCCGCCGAACGGCTGCGGGACTGGGACGACCGACGGGCCGCCGTCTACCGGGAGCGATGGCCGCAGCTGTCCGCGCGGGACCGGGCGGCGCTGACCGCCGCCGTGCCCGCGCTGCGCAGACTCGCCGCCCTGCTCCATGAGGAATCGCGTACCCGACCACGGAGGTGA
- a CDS encoding APC family permease yields MTDALSRGGVGPAGPPGPAAGSPGLGEEQLRVLRRVGREWGRVSAAPEVWRRALPVDPDLGRFPPVAEIQPAGFGRLVSISALGPRTAGEQVDTEELPAGRLGRAGVRARRVLLGAALKSSALVTERMRKALALPVLSADALSSVAYGPEAMLAVLVLAGTAGLTYSFPVAAAIVFLMFAVGLSYRQTIRAYPHGGGSYIVASDNLGPVPGLMAAAGLMTDYILTVAVSIASGIAAITSALPSLASATVPMGVGVVILLLAGNLRGVRQAGSLFAAPTYAFIVAMFALIAFGLADSAGRGFEPRPAPALAVTETVGLLLIMRAFSSGATAMTGIEAISNAVPAFKPVEWRNARTTLTWMVSLLIAMFAGIVVLVHLAGVVPREQETVLSQLARLSFGSGWMYVFIQAATAAVLLLAANTAYNDFPRVLSLLARDGYAPRVFMRMGDRLAYSNGIVLLSLAAALVFVAFDGLTGALIPLYAVGVFLAFTLSQTGMVVHWWRLRDRHWRKSLFFNATGGLLSAVVFITAGISKFTSGAWVAIVAVVLFLLVTTRIRRHYEAAHAALRLHPRSIELPAHSAEGPPAGQPPPLAPETRAAPADGNGEDEEVPEEIHHLSVVAVAALDLAGMRALAYAASLQQPVLALHIGLTEEEARRFRGYWTLWGDHLPLEIVISPYRAVVAPLVHYIEALHRQHPDLTLTVILPEIVTRHRRHQLLHSRTATRLRRALRPLPKIVITTVPFHL; encoded by the coding sequence GTGACGGATGCACTGAGTCGTGGAGGGGTGGGCCCGGCCGGTCCGCCGGGCCCGGCCGCGGGGTCGCCCGGACTGGGCGAGGAGCAACTGCGGGTGCTGCGGCGGGTGGGGCGGGAATGGGGGCGGGTGTCGGCGGCTCCGGAGGTGTGGCGCCGTGCCCTGCCGGTCGATCCCGACCTGGGGAGGTTCCCGCCCGTGGCGGAGATCCAGCCGGCCGGGTTCGGGCGTCTGGTGAGCATCTCCGCGCTGGGGCCACGCACGGCGGGAGAACAGGTCGATACGGAGGAGCTGCCCGCGGGCCGCCTGGGTCGTGCGGGGGTGCGGGCCCGGCGGGTGCTGCTGGGTGCGGCTCTGAAGAGTTCCGCGCTGGTGACCGAGCGGATGCGCAAGGCGCTGGCGCTGCCGGTGCTGTCGGCCGACGCGCTGTCGTCGGTCGCCTACGGCCCGGAGGCGATGCTCGCGGTCCTCGTGCTGGCCGGTACGGCGGGGCTCACGTACTCGTTTCCGGTCGCCGCGGCGATCGTGTTCCTGATGTTCGCGGTGGGGCTGTCGTACCGTCAGACGATCCGGGCCTATCCGCACGGCGGCGGGTCGTACATCGTCGCGAGCGACAATCTGGGCCCGGTGCCCGGACTGATGGCCGCCGCGGGGCTGATGACCGACTACATCCTCACCGTGGCCGTGTCGATCGCCTCGGGGATCGCGGCGATCACTTCGGCGCTCCCCTCGCTGGCCTCCGCGACGGTACCCATGGGCGTCGGAGTGGTCATCCTTCTCCTGGCGGGGAACCTGCGGGGGGTCCGGCAGGCCGGATCCCTGTTCGCGGCCCCGACCTACGCCTTCATCGTCGCGATGTTCGCGCTGATCGCCTTCGGTCTGGCGGACTCGGCAGGCCGGGGATTCGAGCCGCGCCCGGCCCCGGCGCTGGCCGTCACCGAGACCGTCGGCCTGCTGCTGATCATGCGGGCCTTCTCCTCCGGTGCCACGGCGATGACCGGCATCGAGGCGATCTCCAACGCGGTACCGGCGTTCAAGCCCGTCGAATGGCGCAACGCCCGTACGACCCTGACGTGGATGGTGTCACTCCTCATCGCGATGTTCGCCGGGATCGTGGTCCTCGTCCATCTCGCCGGGGTGGTGCCCAGGGAGCAGGAGACCGTGCTCTCCCAGCTCGCCCGTCTGAGCTTCGGCTCGGGGTGGATGTATGTCTTCATCCAGGCGGCCACCGCCGCGGTACTGCTGCTGGCCGCGAACACCGCGTACAACGACTTCCCCCGGGTGCTCTCCCTGCTGGCGCGCGACGGCTACGCGCCGCGGGTGTTCATGCGGATGGGCGACCGCCTCGCCTACAGCAACGGGATCGTCCTGCTCTCGCTGGCCGCCGCGTTGGTGTTCGTGGCGTTCGACGGTCTGACCGGGGCGCTGATTCCGCTGTACGCCGTCGGGGTCTTCCTCGCCTTCACGCTCTCGCAGACGGGGATGGTCGTCCACTGGTGGCGGCTGCGTGACCGCCACTGGCGCAAGAGCCTGTTCTTCAACGCCACGGGCGGCCTGCTGTCGGCCGTGGTCTTCATCACCGCGGGCATCAGCAAGTTCACCTCCGGGGCGTGGGTGGCCATCGTCGCCGTCGTCCTGTTCCTGCTGGTGACCACACGGATCCGCCGTCACTACGAGGCCGCCCACGCGGCCCTGCGACTGCATCCGCGCAGCATCGAACTGCCCGCGCACAGTGCGGAAGGGCCGCCGGCGGGACAGCCGCCGCCCCTCGCTCCCGAAACGCGCGCCGCGCCTGCGGACGGGAACGGGGAGGACGAGGAAGTCCCGGAGGAGATCCACCATCTCTCCGTCGTCGCCGTCGCCGCGCTCGACCTCGCCGGTATGCGGGCCCTCGCCTACGCGGCCTCGCTCCAGCAGCCTGTCCTCGCCCTCCACATCGGCCTCACCGAGGAGGAGGCCCGGCGGTTCCGCGGCTACTGGACCCTGTGGGGCGACCATCTGCCCCTGGAGATCGTCATCTCCCCCTACCGGGCCGTGGTCGCCCCGCTCGTCCACTACATCGAAGCACTCCACCGGCAGCACCCCGATCTCACCCTCACCGTCATCCTTCCGGAGATCGTCACCCGGCACCGACGGCACCAACTCCTCCACAGTCGCACCGCCACCCGTCTGCGCCGCGCCCTGCGCCCCCTCCCCAAGATCGTCATCACCACCGTGCCCTTCCACCTGTAG
- a CDS encoding terpene synthase family protein: MPQGVDTYIPFPRRVSPDAGRATAGHLVWPSSFGLLRGPDAVQRHARGAYPELAGRFHPSATGADLGLGVDQQSWFFLFDDAFDGSMGQDRERAKKLVHAVAEVLEAPSPLPPTRAAPPLALADLWERSCEGMSASWQARAAANWHAYLAGHVTEAANRSGGAGPSSTGHVTLRRDTCGVPPILDLAERLGHFEIAERAYRSSLVTTLRHLAAEVVTLDNEIISLEKEEALGDNNLVLIIEREEHCSRTESIALICDMIRARTERFLALERQLPQLCDSLGLDEAERASQRRYQDDALRTVMRGAHDWQQHCSRYAS; this comes from the coding sequence ATGCCTCAGGGCGTCGACACGTACATTCCCTTTCCCCGGCGCGTCAGCCCGGACGCCGGGCGTGCCACCGCCGGCCATCTCGTCTGGCCGTCGTCCTTCGGCCTGTTGCGCGGCCCGGACGCCGTGCAACGTCACGCGCGGGGGGCATATCCCGAACTGGCGGGCAGGTTCCATCCCTCCGCGACCGGTGCCGATCTCGGCCTGGGCGTCGACCAGCAGAGCTGGTTCTTCCTGTTCGACGACGCCTTCGACGGCTCCATGGGCCAGGATAGGGAGCGGGCGAAGAAGCTCGTCCACGCCGTTGCCGAAGTGCTGGAAGCCCCCTCGCCCCTTCCTCCGACAAGGGCTGCGCCCCCGCTCGCCCTCGCCGACCTCTGGGAACGCAGCTGTGAAGGCATGTCGGCGAGCTGGCAGGCACGTGCGGCCGCGAACTGGCACGCCTACCTCGCCGGGCATGTGACCGAAGCCGCCAACCGCTCCGGGGGCGCGGGCCCGTCGTCCACCGGCCATGTGACGCTGCGCCGGGACACCTGCGGAGTTCCGCCCATCCTCGACCTGGCCGAGCGGCTCGGCCACTTCGAGATCGCCGAACGGGCGTACCGCAGCTCCCTCGTCACCACCCTGCGGCACCTCGCCGCCGAGGTCGTCACCCTGGACAACGAGATCATTTCCCTGGAGAAGGAAGAGGCGCTCGGCGACAACAACCTCGTCCTGATCATCGAACGGGAGGAACACTGCTCCCGGACCGAGTCCATCGCCCTGATCTGCGACATGATCCGCGCCCGCACCGAACGCTTCCTCGCACTGGAACGGCAACTGCCCCAACTGTGCGACAGCCTCGGCCTCGACGAAGCCGAACGGGCGTCCCAGCGGCGCTACCAGGACGACGCCCTGCGCACCGTCATGCGCGGTGCGCACGACTGGCAGCAGCACTGCTCCCGCTACGCGTCCTGA
- a CDS encoding cytochrome P450: protein MTNVAGDPAQENVQAVDDAAPGDPPALPAPPVVPGRLPVLGHLATMLRDPLGFMASLLPLADVVTIYVGRRPVHVANSLDLVHSMLVTDAGHFTRGLLFEKAEKVVGPGLTMVEGEPHRRQRKLVQPAFGPGRIEQYTHSMIELAAAGVGSWQPGRTMDVDRQMYDLGVDIFTRVLFRGALDADSAAQVKQATAGIMAGMVAHSLYPAEWMEKLPIPLNRRFRRADAQMTDAVDRIIAHYRHADAAGHDGAAMLDVLMAEGELTTGQRMSDTELRTEIVHLLVAGAEGPGASLAWLFHELSRHPDIERQLVDELTTVLGEGPLTLENLARLTFTRAVVKESLRVHAPTWLLTRRTEDCVDLGGYRIPAGGEVAFSLTTLHRHAPQYENPGRFDPQRWLDGRTAHLPRSAYMPFGTGKHKCVGDHFTLQVVLVCVATIARQWRLVPKPGIRVRERPVALVRPGGLLMDVVAR, encoded by the coding sequence ATGACGAATGTCGCAGGAGACCCCGCGCAGGAGAACGTGCAGGCAGTGGACGACGCGGCGCCCGGCGATCCGCCCGCGTTGCCCGCGCCGCCCGTGGTCCCCGGACGGCTCCCCGTCCTCGGCCACCTCGCCACCATGCTCCGAGACCCTCTCGGTTTCATGGCCTCCCTGCTGCCCCTGGCCGATGTGGTCACCATCTACGTCGGCAGACGGCCGGTCCATGTCGCCAACTCGCTCGACCTGGTCCACTCCATGCTGGTCACCGACGCCGGTCACTTCACGCGCGGGCTCCTGTTCGAGAAGGCCGAGAAGGTCGTAGGACCCGGTCTGACCATGGTCGAAGGTGAGCCGCACAGGAGGCAGCGCAAACTGGTCCAGCCCGCCTTCGGGCCGGGCCGGATCGAGCAGTACACCCATTCCATGATCGAGCTGGCGGCTGCCGGGGTCGGGTCCTGGCAGCCGGGCCGGACGATGGACGTGGACCGGCAGATGTACGACCTCGGCGTAGACATCTTCACCCGCGTACTGTTTCGCGGCGCGCTCGACGCCGACTCCGCGGCGCAGGTGAAGCAGGCGACCGCCGGGATCATGGCGGGAATGGTGGCCCATTCGCTCTATCCGGCGGAATGGATGGAGAAGCTGCCCATCCCGCTGAACCGTCGCTTCCGGCGCGCCGACGCGCAGATGACGGATGCCGTCGACCGGATCATCGCCCACTACCGGCACGCCGACGCGGCCGGCCACGACGGGGCGGCGATGCTGGACGTGCTCATGGCCGAGGGGGAGCTGACGACCGGTCAGCGCATGAGCGACACGGAGTTGCGGACCGAGATCGTGCATCTCCTGGTCGCCGGGGCCGAAGGGCCCGGAGCGTCCTTGGCCTGGCTGTTCCACGAGCTGAGCCGGCACCCCGACATCGAGCGGCAACTGGTCGACGAGCTCACCACCGTCCTCGGCGAGGGACCACTCACCCTGGAGAACCTCGCCCGCCTCACCTTCACCCGGGCCGTGGTGAAGGAGTCCCTGCGTGTGCACGCCCCGACCTGGCTGCTGACCCGGCGCACGGAGGACTGCGTCGACCTCGGCGGATACCGCATCCCGGCGGGCGGCGAGGTCGCGTTCAGCCTCACCACCCTGCACCGCCACGCTCCGCAGTACGAGAACCCCGGCCGGTTCGACCCGCAGCGCTGGCTCGACGGCCGGACCGCCCATCTGCCGCGCAGCGCGTACATGCCCTTCGGCACAGGCAAACACAAATGCGTGGGAGACCACTTCACTCTGCAAGTGGTGCTGGTCTGCGTCGCGACCATCGCCCGGCAGTGGCGACTCGTGCCCAAGCCGGGCATCCGCGTCCGCGAGAGGCCGGTGGCGCTGGTGCGGCCGGGTGGTCTTCTCATGGACGTGGTGGCCCGGTAG
- a CDS encoding contact-dependent growth inhibition system immunity protein has translation MSLNPAEHDRKYGELDQVVRAHLGLGPHAPDAVAGYLRQTWRTRPWAIAVAAEQLRVYADNPPGRLRLRLGEYYRLPDVGLLPEELRDWLTGLADRLDDSLANGQAPPPAAPATPWEWRARFPELAQLLGGWFSQDMPDEFGDHEAALDDYLEGTDTGLAAQLTGELHDLLALGLDEDALALALVTLGAEVEPPVPFTPGAWLATLAARLRG, from the coding sequence GTGTCCCTGAACCCCGCCGAGCACGACCGCAAGTACGGCGAACTCGACCAGGTCGTCCGCGCTCACCTGGGCCTCGGTCCGCACGCTCCCGACGCGGTGGCCGGCTATCTGCGGCAGACCTGGCGCACCCGGCCCTGGGCGATCGCCGTCGCGGCCGAGCAGCTACGCGTCTACGCCGACAATCCGCCCGGTCGGCTGCGGTTGCGGCTCGGCGAGTACTACCGGCTGCCCGATGTGGGGCTGCTGCCCGAGGAATTGCGGGACTGGCTCACGGGCCTCGCCGACCGGCTCGACGACAGCCTGGCGAACGGCCAGGCCCCACCGCCGGCCGCGCCCGCGACACCTTGGGAGTGGCGGGCCCGCTTCCCCGAGCTGGCGCAACTGCTCGGCGGCTGGTTCTCGCAGGACATGCCGGACGAGTTCGGCGACCATGAGGCCGCGCTCGACGACTACCTGGAGGGCACCGACACGGGGCTCGCCGCCCAGCTGACGGGGGAGCTGCACGACCTCCTCGCCCTCGGCCTCGACGAGGACGCCCTGGCCCTGGCGCTGGTGACGCTCGGCGCGGAGGTCGAGCCCCCGGTGCCGTTCACCCCCGGCGCTTGGCTCGCCACGCTCGCCGCACGGCTGCGCGGCTGA
- a CDS encoding RNase A-like domain-containing protein — MTTPPAPSAPVRADRAATFPDRVTAQWATQEVIALNEQAIHRWLAQSTRERLVIEAAWPSRPDPVGTLLTTGMALAGQEPIPVRAARVVLRRTGSGEPGAYPFTVHSSLPVDL, encoded by the coding sequence ATGACGACACCCCCCGCACCGTCCGCCCCGGTGCGCGCCGACCGCGCCGCGACCTTCCCGGACCGGGTGACCGCCCAGTGGGCCACCCAGGAGGTGATCGCGCTGAACGAGCAGGCCATCCACCGCTGGCTCGCCCAGTCCACCCGGGAGCGGCTCGTGATCGAGGCCGCCTGGCCCTCGCGGCCCGATCCGGTGGGCACGCTGCTCACCACCGGGATGGCGTTGGCCGGCCAGGAGCCGATCCCGGTGCGCGCCGCCCGGGTCGTGCTCCGCCGGACCGGATCCGGCGAGCCCGGCGCGTACCCCTTCACCGTGCACTCCTCCCTGCCCGTCGACCTATAG
- a CDS encoding WXG100 family type VII secretion target has translation MNTHLNIHQAGGNVNDDGSITVDLVALREIAGDLEDIVKTLNERLGVLYDRTVPVVLAWQGEAREAFVDELDRWDRQMEDLQAAQKWLHAVVTTGHANYSAAQRATLRGWGGA, from the coding sequence GTGAACACACACCTGAACATCCACCAGGCAGGGGGAAACGTGAACGACGACGGCTCGATCACCGTCGACCTGGTCGCGCTGCGCGAGATAGCCGGCGACCTCGAAGACATCGTGAAGACGCTCAATGAGCGTCTGGGCGTGCTGTACGACCGCACGGTACCGGTCGTCCTGGCCTGGCAGGGCGAGGCCCGCGAGGCCTTCGTGGACGAACTCGACCGCTGGGACCGGCAGATGGAGGATCTGCAGGCCGCGCAGAAGTGGCTGCACGCCGTCGTCACCACCGGGCACGCCAATTACTCCGCCGCCCAGCGGGCCACCCTGCGCGGCTGGGGCGGTGCCTGA
- a CDS encoding WXG100 family type VII secretion target: MTVDPNLAVTEEDLKRLADDLDAMRTHIDGQVRRMDAIVDRAEARWRSEAATAYRKLHRDAGADAVRVREILGVLAEAVRMSRDGFTRQELDILRQFRAEMKKVDIDAEVRELSGEGPGGAGPGGGAVPTSRLNDM; this comes from the coding sequence ATGACTGTCGACCCGAACCTCGCCGTGACGGAAGAGGACCTGAAGCGTCTCGCGGACGACCTGGACGCCATGCGGACGCACATCGACGGGCAGGTGCGCCGGATGGACGCGATCGTCGACCGGGCCGAGGCACGATGGCGCAGCGAGGCGGCGACGGCGTACCGGAAGCTGCACCGCGACGCCGGGGCGGACGCCGTACGGGTGAGGGAGATCCTGGGAGTCCTGGCGGAAGCGGTCCGGATGAGCCGGGACGGGTTCACACGCCAGGAGCTGGACATCCTGCGGCAGTTCCGGGCCGAGATGAAGAAGGTCGACATCGACGCCGAGGTACGCGAACTGTCCGGCGAGGGACCGGGCGGCGCGGGCCCCGGCGGCGGAGCGGTGCCGACCAGCAGGCTCAACGACATGTGA
- a CDS encoding RNase A-like domain-containing protein: protein MQFLDVHAGYSKVGGSGGATAEFATQYAAVVALLMEVHGKAVVAIGGAAVGFTTTANNFRQADAATHPLNPPFTPQPPPQVITGPPLYAAPPPFGVRDGNPVDDFADVFDGDIPGSLMRSVIEEALRTGRALEILPLPNYLRVNELSQAWLPYQTGLGIVQGQLTGTIDAITDHANGDWHGAMLQFVSSVWGTKAWGKNTAGYEWRHDPPTGAGTSLPVFGVLSTTAQILAQVIRSYAEAAQKVRTELREILYRAIKDALALLDLTDLKDFFGNFFERLKKLWKGLGAAVLLSIDTDAVNKAVDAYETGLRAQTEKVKGLLEPLREASRAVPTFESQSARAEAFGARSLFEFDRSIVPLNEQSRDPNNRFGIDLASMEWETNPYQASPNDPLKPGKEGHTIDRHVGLTPDQLRMRVRDQGVDASAFQDLPAAQKHVQAALNDPANIQTIENWMNRQKQKVANGTFSPASSPQLSVFTVKDANGANVVTGSSVSQSDFASQGFNAQPTQVHSLKLVLAYSPDSETFYVRTAYPFPP, encoded by the coding sequence GTGCAGTTCCTCGACGTTCACGCCGGCTACTCCAAGGTCGGCGGATCCGGCGGTGCCACAGCCGAGTTCGCCACCCAGTACGCCGCGGTCGTCGCTCTCCTCATGGAGGTGCACGGCAAGGCCGTGGTCGCCATCGGCGGCGCGGCAGTCGGCTTCACCACCACAGCCAACAACTTCCGGCAGGCGGACGCGGCCACCCACCCGCTCAATCCACCCTTCACGCCACAGCCGCCGCCGCAGGTCATCACCGGTCCGCCGTTGTACGCGGCCCCGCCGCCCTTCGGGGTGCGCGACGGCAACCCCGTCGATGACTTCGCCGACGTCTTCGACGGCGACATCCCCGGCTCCCTGATGCGCTCAGTGATCGAGGAGGCGCTGCGCACCGGCCGCGCGCTGGAGATCCTGCCGCTCCCGAACTACCTCAGGGTCAACGAGCTCTCGCAGGCCTGGTTGCCGTACCAGACGGGCCTCGGCATCGTCCAGGGACAGCTCACCGGCACCATCGACGCCATCACGGACCATGCCAACGGGGACTGGCACGGGGCGATGCTGCAGTTCGTGTCGTCGGTGTGGGGCACGAAGGCATGGGGCAAGAACACGGCCGGCTACGAGTGGCGGCACGATCCGCCGACCGGCGCGGGGACGAGCCTTCCGGTCTTCGGTGTTCTCAGCACCACGGCCCAGATCCTGGCCCAGGTCATCCGCTCGTACGCGGAGGCCGCGCAGAAGGTCCGCACCGAGCTGCGCGAGATCCTGTACCGGGCCATCAAGGACGCCTTGGCCCTCCTCGACCTGACCGACCTCAAGGACTTCTTCGGGAACTTCTTCGAGCGCCTCAAGAAGCTGTGGAAGGGCCTGGGCGCCGCGGTCCTCCTCAGTATCGACACGGACGCCGTCAACAAGGCCGTCGACGCCTACGAGACCGGGCTGCGGGCCCAGACGGAGAAGGTGAAGGGCCTGCTCGAACCGCTACGGGAGGCGTCGCGCGCGGTGCCGACCTTCGAGTCGCAGTCGGCGAGGGCGGAGGCGTTCGGGGCGCGCTCGCTCTTCGAGTTCGACCGGTCGATCGTCCCGCTCAACGAGCAGTCGCGGGATCCGAACAACAGGTTCGGCATCGACCTCGCCTCGATGGAGTGGGAGACCAACCCGTACCAGGCTTCCCCGAACGACCCGCTGAAGCCGGGGAAGGAGGGACACACGATCGACCGGCACGTCGGCCTCACCCCGGACCAGCTGCGGATGCGCGTACGGGACCAGGGTGTCGACGCCTCGGCCTTCCAGGACCTGCCCGCCGCCCAGAAGCACGTCCAGGCCGCCCTGAACGACCCTGCCAACATCCAGACGATCGAGAACTGGATGAACAGGCAGAAGCAGAAGGTGGCCAACGGGACGTTCAGCCCCGCCTCCTCGCCGCAACTGAGCGTCTTCACCGTGAAGGACGCGAACGGGGCGAACGTCGTGACAGGGTCCTCCGTCTCGCAGTCCGACTTCGCCTCCCAGGGCTTCAACGCCCAGCCGACCCAGGTCCACAGCCTGAAGCTGGTCCTCGCCTACTCGCCGGATTCCGAGACGTTCTACGTCCGGACCGCTTACCCGTTCCCCCCGTAA